Below is a genomic region from Raphanus sativus cultivar WK10039 chromosome 4, ASM80110v3, whole genome shotgun sequence.
CTGAAGATGccagtggaagaagaagaagagagcagCCTTTAAAGTTACCAGACCTCCCTGAGTTCTACATAACAGCAAAAAATTCAGCAAGCTTGGTAGGTTAAGTGATCAATTCTCAGGTTCAGAAAATGTATGAGTTGATTCTAGATATATCAATAAAATGATAGCTTTATGACATATTGAAGGGAGTTTCTCTATCAAAGGAAATATTTCAGTTCATCTTTAAACATGAACACAACTTAGTGGATAGCCTTAGTAGAGGAGTTCACTCTTTCAATCTATAGTCTTCAAAGACCAAAAGATTGGTGTATAAACCGCTGCGGGTTACTTGCAATATATCGACTTGTGAGTTCAAATGCATAATGTTCCGGTCGACCATTATACAACACAAGAACAGCATTGGGAGAATTCGCAAGACAAAGCATTGAAGTGGCTTTTTATTCGGAAAAGTCACAAGGATTATGTGAGAGTTAAGGTCAAATTTCATGTTTCCTAAGCCTTGAGATGCTCGGATAAAGTGATTCATCCTGGAGGTGACGTGTTCATCATTTTGCTGTGGCGGACCCAAGAGTTTTTTTAACATGTGTCAAAGTTTTGGTCAAACCTTTTGTAAACTTCCATAGCAGACTAGTACTGGTTGTACACTTCAAAGGAAGTCTACTATCAAAAGTCAAAAATTCGGTCAATCTACAAAACCAACCCTTTTTACATATACTTCTTTGTAAGTAtacctatttttttttgttgtcaatggtAAAGACGTAGACTTCTGCAAATTTTATTAACATATATGCGTTttgtattttaaactaaagacatttttccaaattttagcaaagagaaaaaaaactagagaCATTTTTAATGTTTGAACATGGTGTTGAACTATCTACCTCTTGCGTGAACTCGATAGATTCTGATGATGTTGCAAGCCCCCGTTAATGCCATtaatgttttttcaaaaaaaaaaaaccattaatgCTACAGACTACAGTTCCTTGAGGACATTTCCAAAAAGACCACGTTTTCCACAAGCGCTTCTTCTAATCTCTCCTTTCAATTTCGATATGCGAACATTTGCAAGATTTCTAACAAGATTATTTAAACACCACAGTGGTCGATCCATGTTTAGTTTCAAACGTTATTCAAGACCACTTTCTCACAGTTGGATCATAATATCATACTAGTGTTGTCGGGTTTATAAAAACTATTTAGATGAAGAGGTCTCATTGACACTACTAACTGAAGGAACAAACTATTAAAATCAAgatataagaagaagaaaaaaaagaactaatacTTCGGGACTAAACTCCAAATCTTCACTCCCAAGCAACCGAGATCATCGAGTTTGCGAGCCCAGATTGTTCGAACGTGGCGTTAGCTCCGTAGTCAAGAGTCTTTGAAGCACCAGGAATCGCTTGTACCAACTTAAAAGCCTTCTTCTCGGACTGAGAATAACAGAAAGACCAGAGAAGCTGAATAGGTTCGCTTTTGAGAAACTTCCTCTGCTTTCTTCTCCCATCTGGAAACCGAACGCATAGACTGCACACAAGGCTTCGATCACAGTCTCCTTTTGGCTCTTCTGTCAATACTGGAAACTCTAAACaattctcctcctcctcatgtATGGGTAAAGTCTTGGTCTCAACTGTTTCGACGATATCATCACAGTTAGTCTCCGCCACAACACGATCAATGTGGTTGCTTGAAGAACAAGCCTCCGACTCAACCATGTGATCTCTAGCCTGGTTGCTTTCATTACAAAGCATCTCTGTTTTAATGAGCTTTTTTCTTGTCAGAGAAGCAATGTGTTCGCGAGGACCAGAAGACATATAGTCCATCAAATCCTGGACAAAACTATGAGCGTCAATCACCCCGCTCCACGAACGCATCTTAAAACCAGTAATGGGATCAACGAGGAGCACCACGGGACGAGCAGACCCGATCTTGTAGAAAGTTGAGATCTTCTGTCCTTGTGTGGTAACATCGTAGACTTGCCATAAGATGAAGCTGGGCTCAATGGCTTGAGAAACGACTTCGTTTGACCATAAATCTAGGTTAAGTGAATGACAAGCATGGTCTTTCGTGGATTGGAGATTCACTAGCAACCATAGATTCCTCTGTGAAGCTGTTGATTTTGCATCATCAAACGAACCCTCGAAAAGAAATTCCAGAGGAGGTAACTTGGTCGTATATGATCCAACCAAAAAGAGATTAATGGCTTTTTCGAGGTTCCAATTTGTCGTCTCTAAGAACTGCATGGCTGTTTCCGTGGTTTGACCTACAGCTATCTCGGTGAATGATGAGATCAGTTTCTGTTGGTAATCACTGGTTGTTTGAGTCTCATCGAATGTCATTGAATCTGCTGATTCAACAG
It encodes:
- the LOC108852293 gene encoding putative plant UBX domain-containing protein 15, giving the protein MMDAPHDSHGEGEEETLCDAPVPEKIFDSESESSDSDSVESADSMTFDETQTTSDYQQKLISSFTEIAVGQTTETAMQFLETTNWNLEKAINLFLVGSYTTKLPPLEFLFEGSFDDAKSTASQRNLWLLVNLQSTKDHACHSLNLDLWSNEVVSQAIEPSFILWQVYDVTTQGQKISTFYKIGSARPVVLLVDPITGFKMRSWSGVIDAHSFVQDLMDYMSSGPREHIASLTRKKLIKTEMLCNESNQARDHMVESEACSSSNHIDRVVAETNCDDIVETVETKTLPIHEEEENCLEFPVLTEEPKGDCDRSLVCSLCVRFPDGRRKQRKFLKSEPIQLLWSFCYSQSEKKAFKLVQAIPGASKTLDYGANATFEQSGLANSMISVAWE